One window from the genome of Juglans microcarpa x Juglans regia isolate MS1-56 unplaced genomic scaffold, Jm3101_v1.0 JmScfU0001, whole genome shotgun sequence encodes:
- the LOC121245185 gene encoding pentatricopeptide repeat-containing protein At2g15690, mitochondrial-like → MASLMTIRRARGRIEPSFFKVRLTNPSHSRNNNNQTRSTSAIPDDYQRPSPRLQQQQQKAPFRSFQNQGQPDQWVPQHQGWNSQAQNKNYQDRGYPNQGHNFPNSGYPDQARGYSQHGNRNQWTPQYENPNQVNTQTPSFQQPRAPKQWHNINQGYPTVQNPNQWSQQVQSPNRDQVVEDQTPVSSPPPPSIEDLIQFCETGKVKEAIELIEQGVKADWNCFHRLFDHCAESNSYENAKKVHDLLLQSTCRGDLPLNNKVIEMYGKCGGMTDARRVFDHMPDRDMQSWHLMINGYADNALGDEGLHLFEQMRQLGLKPTGETFLAVFSACASANAVEEAFIHFKSMKDECGINPGFEHYMGVLGVLGMCGHLNEAEELIERLPFEPMVEVWVTLRNYARIHGDVDLEDRTEELMVALDSSKAVANKIPTPPPKKRTAISMLDGKNRISEYRNPTLYKDDEKLKASIGMKEAGYVPDTRYVLHDIDQEAKEQALLYHSERLAIAYGLISTPARTPLRIIKNLRICGDCHNAIKIMSKIVGRELIVRDNKRFHHFKDGKCSCGDYW, encoded by the coding sequence ATGGCGTCGCTTATGACCATCCGGCGGGCCCGAGGCCGAATAGAACCCTCTTTCTTCAAGGTACGCCTTACAAACCCTTCTCATTCTCGCAACAACAACAATCAAACCAGAAGCACCTCTGCAATCCCAGATGACTATCAGAGGCCCTCCCCACGACTgcaacagcagcagcagaaaGCACCGTTTAGGAGCTTTCAGAACCAGGGACAGCCTGATCAGTGGGTCCCGCAACACCAGGGGTGGAATTCACAGGCGCAGAACAAGAACTATCAGGATCGTGGATACCCTAATCAGGGACACAACTTTCCCAACAGTGGCTACCCTGATCAAGCTCGGGGTTATTCTCAGCATGGAAACCGTAATCAGTGGACTCCTCAATATGAAAACCCTAATCAAGTAAACACTCAGACCCCAAGTTTTCAGCAACCCAGGGCCCCAAAACAGTGGCACAATATAAACCAAGGGTATCCAACGGTCCAAAATCCTAATCAGTGGAGCCAACAGGTCCAGAGCCCTAACCGAGACCAGGTTGTTGAGGACCAAACACCGGTTTCTTCTCCCCCTCCACCTTCGATTGAAGACCTTATTCAGTTTTGCGAAACGGGGAAGGTTAAGGAAGCTATTGAACTGATAGAGCAAGGGGTTAAAGCTGATTGGAACTGCTTCCATAGGCTGTTTGACCATTGTGCCGAATCAAATTCTTATGAGAATGCAAAAAAGGTTCATGATTTATTGTTACAGTCGACTTGTCGGGGTGATCTTCCGTTGAACAATAAGGTGATTGAAATGTATGGGAAGTGTGGAGGCATGACCGATGCGCGGAGAGTGTTTGATCATATGCCAGATCGGGATATGCAGTCTTGGCATTTGATGATTAATGGGTATGCGGATAATGCGTTGGGTGATGAGGGGTTGCATTTGTTTGAGCAGATGAGGCAGCTTGGTTTGAAACCCACTGGGGAGACTTTTCTTGCAGTCTTTTCGGCTTGTGCCAGTGCGAATGCTGTGGAGGAAgcatttatacattttaagtCAATGAAGGATGAGTGTGGAATCAATCCAGGGTTTGAGCATTATATGGGGGTTCTAGGTGTACTTGGGATGTGTGGGCATCTTAATGAAGCAGAGGAGCTGATAGAGAGACTCCCATTTGAGCCAATGGTAGAGGTTTGGGTGACTTTGAGGAATTATGCTCGGATTCATGGAGATGTTGATCTTGAAGACCGGACTGAGGAGTTGATGGTTGCTCTTGATTCGTCAAAAGCTGTTGCTAATAAGATCCCTACCCCTCCACCCAAAAAGCGCACTGCAATCAGCATGCTTGATGGGAAGAATAGAATCAGTGAATATCGAAACCCAACTCTTTACAAGGATGATGAAAAGCTGAAGGCCTCCATTGGGATGAAAGAAGCAGGTTATGTGCCGGACACGAGATATGTTCTTCATGACATCGATCAAGAGGCCAAGGAGCAGGCCTTGCTCTATCATAGTGAGCGTTTGGCAATTGCATATGGTCTGATCAGTACTCCAGCAAGGACGCCTCTTAGGATCATCAAGAACCTCCGCATCTGCGGTGACTGCCATAATGCCATCAAGATCATGTCCAAGATCGTTGGGAGGGAACTAATTGTTAGGGACAATAAACGGTTTCATCATTTCAAAGATGGCAAATGTTCCTGTGGAGATTACTGGTGA